The Drosophila suzukii unplaced genomic scaffold, CBGP_Dsuzu_IsoJpt1.0 scf_14, whole genome shotgun sequence genome window below encodes:
- the RYa gene encoding RYamide neuropeptides, translating to YLLLGSQKRSAFFVGSRYGRSSASTTSGTTSFSSRRLIIVPRNDQFFLGSRYGKRSSEFLAPYEQINFSLALSKRTRRKEEKQISYLRIRFVPLLKQCIYAGIKNYYHCVASQ from the exons tatttgcttttagGAAGTCAAAAACGATCTGCTTTTTTTGTGGGAAGTCGTTATGGACGATCAAGCGCCAGTACTACTTCCGGAACCACTAGCTTCAGCAGCAGACGCCTTATTATTGTTCCCCGTAACGATCAGTTCTTTCTTGGCTCCCGGTACGGAAAACGAAGCAGCGAGTTTCTAGCGCCTTACGAGCAAATCAATTTTAGTCTCGCTCTTAGCAAAAGAACTAGACGAAAAGAAGAGAAACAAATATCTTATTTGAGGATCAGATTTGTACCATTACTTAAGCAATGCATATATGCTGGTATAAAAAACTACTACCACTGTGTCGC ATCACAGTAA